A window of Colletes latitarsis isolate SP2378_abdomen chromosome 11, iyColLati1, whole genome shotgun sequence genomic DNA:
CGCCTCGAAACACTGGGAAACGTAGATCGCAACCGCTTGCGTCAAGGGACGAGCACACACGGTGTTCTCGGGCATACAACGCAGGAATAAAAATTCTGTCGTTAAAAACCCGACAATTCAAAACCCGACAATTCTAAACGCGCAATTCTCTTTGTAAAAAGATTATCAAAAGCTGTTTTTTTCTCTCATAAATGTCTTGTTACTCCTGACACTCCCCTGTAATCGTAAATCTCACTTGCGTCGATAAAGTAGAGCAGGTAATCGATCGCCACCTGTTGGATCATGTATTGATTTTTCGATCAGTCTGTAATGTACTGTAACACGTGTCGTACCGCCTATTGTCTTCTCATTagttgttataaataaaacatatacaattaaaataatatactgtgcagtaaaattttaacaataaatgAGTGATTTGCAAGCGTATAAAAATTATACGGAACAACTAGCACGTTGGAGCATCGACGAGAAGAGGaaatatcgattgaaaaatATCGCTTTCGTTGGGAATTCATTTTGCAATTTGTCTGAAATCCGAGCAACCGTTCACGGTAGCGCGAGTTACTGCAATCACCGGCTCGATTTCACCTAACCGTCAACTACTGTCGCGACGAGACGGATGTCCGGCGCAGAGGCAATTAAAGAGGTCGACGGAGGAAAAAGGAATCAAAGTGGAAACGCGAGGAAGAAAAAAAGAGGTGAGACGAACGAGCCCCCGTCAGCGTTCTCGGAACGAACACGAATATCCGGCAAACAAGAGACATTGCTCGCGAACAACGAAGAGGGACGAGAAACGTGGAACGCGATGACGTCAGTAGCACCGGCGTCGCGTTACATCGACATAATTACATTAATCCACGCACGTACGACGCGGCTAAAAGAAGCATCGTCGTTAAGCCGATCTTTGGGGGAGCCTCTTTGCCTAGAATCGTTGAAGCGTTACGGGTCCGGGTGTCGTGTTTCCACTTCTGCGACTGGTGGCGAGAAGCGACGCGAATTAAGTCGCTCGCGTGTTACGTTAAATTAGATGAAACCGAGATGATTCGACTGGAAAACGTTACAGTCTGCTGTCGTCGCGTGACGCGAACGGCCCGTTGCAAAATTCTGTCTCGTTAAACATTCCGTACGCCTGCCTTATTTTGTTACGCCAGAGAAGAGTGTAATTTCGCGAAACGGAACGGTAATACGCCACACGAAACTCGAAGACGTAACCGGTCCACGATACGGCGCAGGCTTCGCGCgcaattttcattttttccgATCATTTATTTCCGATATTATCTTGCTTGCGTGCTACACAGAGCATCGAGTACCGAATAAAAGAAAATTCACAACTTTGTACCCCTCCCCCTGATCAGTCAAATTACTTTGCAGGTACTTTCAATTTTCCTTTAACGCTCGGAACAGGAAATCCAATCAATTTCGAGGCTGGTTCTCGTCGACAACCACCGATCACgaagtaaaaagaaaaaagtacCGAGAAGTAAGTCGTGAGACAGCGTATACTTTCGTCGCGTAAAATTACACCGACGCGACCGGCGAGTGCTTTCGGATAAATAAACGACGTAATTGAGCAATTATCCGCGATCGGTTCGGTGGCAGAACGGCCTTTGTAAATTGAAGGGTTGCGATACCGGAGCGAGTCACTGAAACTAATGACAACCGTTCCGTAGCAGCCATCGATCGGCCGTTCGTTGAGGCTTTTTCTTTGCAACGAATCGTTCGAGATCCACCGACGGTCGCGAGAAGCCAATCGACGAGGATGACTGTCCGATCGCGGCCGCGGACGTAAAATTTGTCGAAACCGAAAGCTCCCGGAACAAAACTTCCCCGACAGCCACAAAAGAAGTCGATTTACATTTTGAACGAGCCCCCGTCGTCGTGGAAACAATTCGACCCTCTTGCCTACCTGACTCTCCTCTATTCACGTCCCAGCGGTAAATCATCTTCCGCAAATTGGATCGTGAGCTTGTAACACCGCGAAACGACCAACGCGGCAAACGCCAATATTTCCCGCTAGGCGTCTCTGGACACAAAAGCTATCCGAAGATTTACGACATCGGAAATGCgagggaaaaaaaaaagaattaacgCCTCCGTCTAGTTTAATTTTTGCGAAACAAAGGGCACGAAAGGGTTACAAACGCGGATGATCCCCCTATCCTGAATCACTCTGCGCTTAATCACAGTCTGTTCCGCAAATTATACGCGATTAAAGCGTCGAAATCGACCGAAGACTTTGGTATTATTGCCACGCGATTCGACGATCAGGtaagggggagggggaggggggattCGAGGAACGAAAATACCGATTCGTCTCGAGGATCCTCGTGTGGGTGGATGAAATCAGTTTTAatgcggagctcgtagggatcgAAGGGTAAAGCCGTGAGATTTTCCCATGCGCAGCAAAACGAAACCATTCGACGTTCGTGGACTTGATGTTCGAAATCACCGAGGGGAAAAATAGAATACGGTCTGTCTAACGAGTATCTCACGACCAGAAAGTTGGCCCGTCGACAGTTTTCTGGGAGGCCATTCGAGGAAGTGTCGAGGAGAGGATCCACAATGCGTGCAATTAGTCGCGGCGAGATAATATCGCGAAAGTTGTGCTTCCTAGCCCGGGCGCGTTCGACCAGACCGGTGCGACGTAACCTCACTTTTTTTCAGCCAAGGTGAAATCCAGGAACCAGATAAGCATATGCATACGCGGAACATACGCGAATAGGAGATAAAATTCGTACGTTCGTAGAATAATTCGTATTACAGACAAAGTACTGTTCGTTCCGAACGTAACGACAGCGAGGCGAATAGAGAACACGGGAAAAGGACAAGCAGAGTGAAGAAACGGTAAAAAGGAAATAGAGTGAATCCCGGTTCCCACGACAGGGATTCCTCATCAAGCTTCTCGCGATCTGAAACTGCGCGTGTGTGTTCGACCGAGCGGTAACGAATCGCACACAAGTTGCATCTATTCCCCAACTAAGTTCGTGGAATTAGCTGCGGAAATCCCCTTATTGCTAATaacttgtaaaaaaaaaaaagtcgatttttctttttagATATGGTAGTATGTGTAGCGGATACACTATTAAGTACCGAAAGAAACCCTAAaaatacaggttgttcggccagccctgggaaaaattttaatgggggattctagagaccaaactaagacgaaaatcaagaataccaatttgttggcggaggcttcgttaaaaagttattaacaattaaattcaaaaatttcgaaccgttctggaaaaattattttcgggtgcggaggtcaattacaagcatttttagtgaatagacatatattcgaaatcctactcagtttcgagaaaaaaattcgagtaggcgatgaaatttttcggtgaaattaaaaaatttcaaatcgttctaaaaaaattattttcggttacaggggtcaattacgatcattttttgtcattacacgtaccctcgaaatcttacgcactttcgagaaaaaaattccttaccgaaaatctaattaggtgcctgaattattcgacgaaataaagaaatttcaaattgttctggaaaaattattttcggttgcaggggtcaattacaatcatttttggtcattacacataccctcgaaatcctatttattttcgagaaaaaaattcagtacgagcgaaactttaaacgttaataactttttaacgaagcctccatcaacaaataggtattcttgattttcgtcttattttgtcctctagaatctcctattaaaatttttccctggtttggccgaacaccctgtgtagcaTGAAAGGATTCGTCGCGTACCTGATCCTTGGCGAATTGAAACCACGTGCTGATGATCACCGGTAGACGGGAATGATGATAATGCTTGGTGGTCTTCACGCTGATGAACACGTCGTCGAGATTCGTCGAAGATGGTGCCATAGTCGCCGTGGCGATCGCAGGTGTCACCGACGACTCCTCGCTGATCAGCTTCCTCGAAGCCGGCATTTCTACCAGCATGCTTCTGCTATTTACCTCGACAGTTATCTCGTCGACCCactgaaaaaaaaatgaaacgacCCATCAGTCACTCGAAACACACAAATTCTTAATACGTATCCTTATTACATATATGTACACTGGTACTTTCCGTAATGGCCGACAATTACCTACAATGCGAAAAGGTAGCAAAACCCTAGCGACACTTGATGCACGCCTCGTAAATATGGCGTCCCCGGTAATTCGATCGGTGCTATTCGGTGACGAAACGATTTCTCGGGAAAGAACCGAGCACGTGCACGAACGGTGAATGTTTACTCAGGTTCCGTGCTCGAAGAATGAAAACAAACTCGACCAGGGAGACTGGACCGCTCTCGATTTGTCGTTCGATTAACATAACTGGCTATCGTCGGTGAACATTTCCAGAGAAATTAATTCGCGCGTTTCTCCGGAGTGACAAGCACGGTCCCGCTTTACCACCAAGGTCAATTAGGCGAcgcttactacgcgattcaattcGCGACGCGAGATTCAAAAATCAGAATAGAGACAACCGACGTAAACTCTGAAAACTTTTAATATCTGATTGGATATGCTGGTTAGAAGAACACTTTGTTTTTAATTCTTATTGAATTCGTGAAAACATTGACACATTGTACGCGGGACACGTACTAATACGTCTTTCGTATTTCAAGGATCAAGAGCTCGACAGCAATAATAGAAATCTTAATTTCTTAATTATTACTTAAATATCAtaagtgattataattgaatattattatgATTTCAACCCTTGGAATTAACCCTATGTCTATAGAGTTGAGGGGATCCACTACTgtaaaatgcgtttttttatgtTCTCTTTGGTATATTTTTATAGAGAAACTATACAACTtcgtgtttcgcatatatgtatatgtattactttttcagtaatattcacaaatttttacaacgagaaatagcCAAAATTAGTGACAGTATAGAACCTTGTACGCAATTGCGTACCGAAAAAGTGATCTAATGGCTTCCGTGATTCCAGCCGTTTTGTTTGTTCGAGccaaaaaaaggaaaaagattcttaattataAGAATatgcaaaaaagaaaaatcgaatttttgggCAGTTTACAGTAGAAGATTCCCTTAATGCTGTGGAAATTACGAATGCTCACCTGACGCGGCACAACGGCCTGATAGAGAAGAATCGTGGCATAAGCAGTGGCAAGAACAAGTGCCAGCGTCTGGAGGCTTCGTCTAGTCGGCAGGCCACGGGGCATTTTGGCGCCACCCGCGCCAACCACCAATGAACGACCCTGCGGCCCACCGCCGCCAAATTTCACTGATCGTCCTTCCTCTTCGAGGCCTCCGCGCTTTTCTCGCGCACAAACCATCAACACCGATCGCTCGTCATCGTTCCCCTCCTTTTGCCGCGCAAAAAATAATCTAGTCATAACACAAACTACCGGTTATCGCTGTCCCTTTTCGCTCTCGTTGCACCTTCGACGAAGCATCGATTATCGAGAAACAATCGAAAGGCAAACTTCTATTCTCTGTGTCCGTGGTCCCACTCGTTCGGCAATGATACACGATTACCAACGAGAATCGTTCTTCGCGTGTCCGTTGTCGTCGTTTCGTAAACAATCGATCGCTACGGTTATGCACAAAATTCTTACGAACGATTTGTCGTACCGAGTTGTCAGCGACACTGGCAATGTCATTGTTCCGGGTGCTCGCCCCTCGAGAATCGATCGAGATTTCGAAACTCGAGACGTCGTCGGTCCGTGAAACTCCGTTTGGGTGGAAACGTTCTCCGCGATCGGGAAAATTCCCGCCGCGATGCCGTCGTGAATAACCGATTTCGATCCGATCGAATCCCTCGGATGTTGTGTATCAACTGTCGCTGGTGTTGTGGGAAAAGATGGTTACAGGTGCGAAATGTCGAACAGCCTGTTAGGTGGTTGAGTGTCTGATGCGGCAGTCGAGTGGTTGTGTCACATAACAGACGTGGTCGTAGAACGAAAGCACACGATAAACTACGAAACGAACGCGCGCACGAAAATGTACTGTTGCCCGGCGCGCGACGAGCCACCGACTGAACACATGGCCAGTCGCCGTGACTACGTTGTAAACATCGCCATAGCAGCCACTTCGCTGGCTGGTGGAAGGAGAATGGTTCGCGAGTGGCACGATGCCGAGTCCGAACGGGGAGGGACGACGCTTCTTAAATAGAGCACCGCCCTCTCCTATATCGgtaaccattaaaattttactaactcttataaaaaaaaaagctatCGAACCGTATCACTTATTTTACATTGCATGAAACTTCCATCATTGTCTCGTAATTACTCCGAAAGCTAAACGTTTTCTTCAACCCTAGAATACAGAgtttggcaaattttattcacaaataacgaataaatattttagattcgtTTGCATTGACTTTTGCCcgtgatttattttaatttacaaacgaAACATAAACGGAAATTAATTTACGAATTaacctaaaatttttattcgttattcgcgaataaaatttgtctaatCGTGCTGGAATACTATCATTTGCACATTTGTTCAAAGTCTGTGTATAGCTTGATTGTCGATCGATTTTTAACTGTTTGTGTTATTTAGTATTTAattgacgatttcatgttaataaaataactttttcaatcgtTCAATCTACTTTCAGTTACTTTCATCGTTGGGTACATGATTCCTCTGTATAATAAtacgtttcgaaattttttcaaaatatagCATTATTGATATTTTCTAGTATTTCTAACCTTAACAAATTTACATGTATTAACCACTTAACGTTCGCACCTTTTGGTCCTAACTCATCAAAAGTGACGAGTTgtttttattggatttgtttctagccTACGTAATAATATTCCtttatttgttaattacaaATGTCGTATCTTGCATTTTTTAACGTAGAATCCGAAGAAAAACAATTGTTTTCAGTCCTTAAACGGTCAGATTATACAAAGATCGTTCCAAAAAGCATATCTATCAGGCGTGGGCGTAAAGGGGTTATGATTCATTTATTGTAAGCGTTTTAAAGGTACGTTGTAGATTTAAGACGCTCTCAATGTGTTAACAAGATTATATACAGATGTAATATTACACCTGTTAAATAAAGTCAAAGAAAATCATTCTCCTAAATTTTTTCTTTGATGCAAATATTAATACGGGTTCGTTATCTTTTCTTCGTTAGTTACATATTTGTAGACGGAGGTAGTCAAGTTTTTCGttatttggaaataaaatttccCCTACTTCGGAACATATTAACATCCGACGACCTTAAATGATATAAGGAGAATACTTCCTAAGAATTAGAATGCATACTTTTATGCATTCAGATTACGAAAAATTATTGGAATCTGTTTGTAATTGATCTGTTGTATAGTTACGAAAAGTATGCGATTTTAGTCTTTTCAATAAACTCGTTCAGACCCCATCGTGTCTTTGACTGAAAGTAAATCATATTTGGATTAATATTGCATATCGAAGGTAAGGATAATTGTATCGACGCTccatatatttttgtattacaatatttaattattaagatCATTATATTTACATTTGTACACGATTGAATGCACTTCACTGTATAGGAAAAAATTAGAACGGTCAATTCATAAGTACTTTATGCGCGTACATCCGAGCTATAATATCTCATGAATCGGTGAAATCATAGATTTCATCTTTCAAACacaattttctttctttttcgttCAATAATCGTCTTTCTCTTGATCGAATTTGTCACAAGCACCCCCCCCCTTCCCCCCCCCCATCCACGTCACAGTATCGCATTAAATGAATGATTTTcaatgatgatggaaaatatgttTCTACCTCGATGATGTGTTAAAGTTTTTGAAATAAATACGTTCGACATTATCGTCACGATAGCTGCCACTTTGCACTTTTCAATACCCACTTGTATGTGCGTTCATCGCACCTCATTCACGTCGCCCTTCTACGAAGGAGTACTATGCTATTGTACAATTTAATTGCAGGACCAAGACGAAGTCCCAGCAACGATACTAAATCCTCTTGAGTCAACATCAGAAATGCTTCGCCATCGATACTCTGCAACGTAAAGTTTCCGTATTAAACGCACACTCGGACTCGTTCAAATATTTTCTTTGCAAAACCTTTTGCATTACGTACATGTTTCCTAAACATATTTCCAATTTCTTTACAGTTGGGAACACTTTGTATGAATTTGATCACCTCCTCGTTTGACCATCGTCGAGGATTAGTATTTTGCCTTGCTACTACCCTGTTCAAAGCGTTACTATGTTTTGCCCATATATGCGGTGCATCGGGTAACGGATTGTACCCGGGAGTATACACAGATTGATATAGTTCCGTACGTAATTGTTTATCCGGCATATTTGCAGCGTACGGTATAGAAGTTAACGCTGTATCACCGTACGAGTTCGAAAGGGGAAACAGAGCATCTTCCGAAATCTGTCGTCTATTTAAATACGGACGTGGATTACAACCGGTAGAAAGAAACGTGCAAACGCgacaataaaaattacaaacctTTTCTTTCGTTTCCTCAAGAGTTCGTCGTCGTCCGTTTGCCCATCGCTGAGATGATGTTTCGACTTACTCGACCTACAAACCGTAGATCGTTGCATACACGCGATAATATATAAACACGATAAGAAATGTTTGAACAACTCACTTTTCTGAATTCTCAGACTTGTCATTTTTATCGGAAAACTCGCCGTCCTCTTGCTTAAAATCTTTTTCAGTCTTCAATAACCGTTCTTCCATGAACAACGGTTTCTCGGATTTCTCAGGTTTCTCAGATTTctccatttttattttatcagtCTTTTCTGTTTTCGGCTTGTCCTGTACATCGTCTTCGAAATCGCAAGTTTCGTGCTTCAGATTGAGCCTGTCGGACAGTTGCCTAACTTTATGAAGATTTTGTGGCGAGTACGGGCAACCGGACGCAGAGTTGTGCGTTGCGAATTTAGGGCCTTTCACGTGGCCGGTTCCCGTACAACCATACGTTCCGCACTCCGGTCTATCGTTCAAATTTTCGGGAGCTACGTAAACGTTACATATACGATTATGAAACACAGAAACGAAGCATTTAAGAAAACGATATCGGAAAGTATTAGTGAATCTTACTTAATGGCCGTTCCAAAGGGTGACCCGTTTTCAAACACCAGCCCATGGGATGTATGTCTGGGGAATCATCGTCCACCCAGTAAGCATGATTCTCTGGCCATCCATCGAATCTTATTTTTAACCTGTAACGCGAACCTTTGAGTAATTTCTGCCCATCTAAGCACTTCGGTAGACGTAAATATTCATAGTTTACGAACATATGATCTTTTACGTCTTCGACCGTTGCTACTCTTATGAGCTGAGGCACTCGTTTATCAACAGCCTCTAATTTCATTCCACGTTTGAATCCGCAAGGTGGTCGTTGTTTGAAAGCTCTGGCTGGTGCAACCATGGAACGAGTTTCTCTCAAATACGCGTCCCATGTAAAGGATTTCGGATCTTTGTAATCTAAAACGAAAATTTATATACcgatttcgttttattttcaaaGACTAAATTCTATATTCGAATAGATACACCCGTAAGAACTTTTACTTACTGTTCGGCGGTGTGAGGCTATGACCATTGTGATGACACCATCCTACCGGATGAATGTACGGCGAACTTGCATCTGCCCAATAATCGTAAACTTCATCCCATGAATCGAAATGAACCAATATGCGGGAATCCATTAGGCCTGCTATACTAGCTACGCAAACTAACGATGAATGTTTCCTATCTACTGCTTCCAATTTCATTCCTACCCGAAAACCAGTTGGAAATACCGACTGAAAGTACCCAATATGCTTATTAATATtatgaaatttcaaaataaataatagCTCGATCGAAAGTTGCGTCGCTTACACTCttatttgaaaatatatttttcggcGCTGCGGTAGCTTTGCAAATTTTAAGATACGCGTTCCAATTGAAATTATTGGCTACGTAACCCTTCGGCGGATCTAATCGATGTCCATTCTTCTCTGACCAGCCAACGGGAAATATATCCATACTGTCCGCATTTACCCAGAAATCGTAGTTTTCCGGGTACCCGTCGAAATGCAAACGTATTCGATAACCTATTTATGGACGAATACGCTAAATGTGTCGCATAAACGAGAAGGAACACGGTGCAAACAATGTTAAACGACTTACCTACTACTTCAACGACCGTGAGAACACAATAACGCGACGGATGTTCTGGATCTATCCCTTCCAATTTCATTCCaaccttgaaatgatttttactATACGGGAAAGCGTCTTTGAATAATTTAACGGGTGCAGCCTTCGCCTTACAATGTTCGAGATACTTTGCCCACGAAAATCCGAGTTTTCCTGTCTGCCAAGGATACTACATACAGAGACACACTTATAAGCAGTACGTTACAATATATTTCGAAACGAAGTTCGGTTACACGTACCTTCGACTCATTGTAATCTCCTTGACTTTCATCGTCCATTCCTGTAATAGTGTCTTTAGTGTCCTCATCTGTTTcagattttattttatcttgCCCTTTTTCCTCTAAAGATTTATCTTCTAATTCTTTAGATTGTTGTTGCTCTTGCAGTAGTCTTTTACGTTTTCGTTTCGCGCGTATGTCTCTATAAAAACGAACACGTAAACGAACATTATAAATGTTTGATTAGCCTATACATTTTTTGAGAAATATGTATTAAATCTTACTTTAGATCTTTATCCTTCCGCATCGAAGGCTGTTTCTTAGATTCTATTATTTCTGTGCACGTTGGGCTACATGATATTGGACTTTCGAACTCTGCAGCTAACCCATAACATCCGCAACCTTCACAGTGATACATTGTATCCGCCGATACAGTTCTGGATTTTCTATCATCGGCTATAAAATCAAATGTTTAATAAAATCTTAATACAATCTTGTTAGAAGAGTAGTCCCGATTTATGTTAGTCTACTTACTATACTTACGTTTCTTTTCAGAATTCACATTATTAACAGTTAAAGGACTGGACTTTGAAGAGTTTTGAGTTAAACAGACGTTTTCTTTGTCCCCAATACCATCTTTCCCTTGTTTGTTGTTTTCATCCTCTTCTACCACTTCCATAATACCAAACTCATTCATGCAGAACTATAAAATACACTCGTCACTTAAAGATACTAAATTGCCTATAACTTAACTCTTTACAGCTACTAAAGATATACCTTCAATGTACTTCCAGGAAGAGTACCAACACCATCCTTCCAATCTAGCACCTTTGTAGCATCGAAACTGGAATCGTTCGGATGGTTAGTATTCAAATGGTCTTTTAGATCTTCGTAATTACTAACTTTAGTATCATTTTTATTATCCAATACTGGCTCGATACCACAACTCGTGCGTGTTttgataatttcaatttttatgtcATCGTCCATAGCGGCGTTAAGCTTCATAGTTTTGTCCTCGCTAGGAACTACCTTGATCAAAGTTATGTCATCGTCGTTTTGAACTTTTTTGTCCTTATCTTGTTCCGATTCAGGACTGCTCAACGCATAGGTTACATCGATCATGCTGTCCTGCGGAGACTTCGCAAGATTTTGTTTCTTCAATCTCTTCTCATTAGAGCCCcttaatatattacttattgttTTTTTCCGTTTCTCAGGCATACCAATGTCATCCTTCTTTGGAATAGGAGTAATAACAGCGGAATCTGGATTTTCTGTAATTTTTATACTGTCCGTGGAATTATTGTTTCCTTTATTTGCATTTAGCAAACTCATTTTTGCAATGGGATGCAGAGGCGGAGGATGCGTGGCAGAATTTGTTGTTTTCGATTCCCGTAAAACTACAATACAAAAGCAAGACAAATGAACATTTTTTGCTGAAATTTAAACAGGTTACGAATAGGGGTATGCGAGAACCCGAAATATCGGGTCGGATCGGGAACACGAAATTTTTTCGAGATTCTCGAATTTTCAAGATTCCCGAAAAAGTCGAGATCCTCCAAAGAGTCGTGATTCTCTaaagagtcgagattctcgaaaaTTTCGAGAACCTGATGAACAGTGTACACAATGCCCAAATACTAAGCACGCAGTCATACGTTTGTTTATATCAGGTCACATGATTCTTAGAATCCGTGTTTCCAATAACTTTACGAAAACTGGCAGAAGATATTGAAAGAATGTTGTCCATCACGAATTCTTTTCAAAAGTCTCAAAAATTTTCGGGAAACCCGACTCCTTCGAGAATCTCGAACTTTTCGGAAAGTTCCTGATTCTTTCGAGAGCTCGACCCAACCCGACTCGACCTCATCCCGATTCGTCCCGACCATCGGGTTCCTGATGTTTTCGGGTTCTCGCACACTCCTAGTTACGAAGAAACGTCTGCAACTACATACCTGTAATGGTTCCTTTACTTTCTGTACTGATTTGGCCATTattgatttttaaattaaacataCTAGGCTTAGTCGGTCCACTTTGCTGAGGAATACTGACTGGTAATAACAAATTTGCCATATGTTTGGAAGGTTGACTTTGAGATCCTGTAGTAGTGCTTGTTGATGTTTGAGCTAATTGCGATATAACTGGCGCAATTACTAATTTTGGCTTAGTTATTTGACTTGTGGTCAAAGCACCTGTTAAAAGATATTAACAAACGAATGAAAATTATCCTTACAAGATGGGTCTTTGCCATctgcaattttattattaaaaaacttTAGTTACCTGCTGGAATAACAACGGATTCGCGTGATTTGTTCGGTTTAATAAGAGTGCCAAGATACGCAAATGTATGTTTGCCTGTTTGCGCATTACTTTGATTTCCTTGAGAAGTACTTAAGGGCACGATCTGAGCAGTGGACGCGTTAGATTTTCTCAGTAATATGTGCTTCTGGCCTTGGGAAGTTGTTGTGGTACTGACGGTATTAATTGGCCGATGAATTACAATATGTTGTTTATTTTGAGCAGTGGTAACCTGACTTGGCCCTTGTATAAATACTTTATTTTGTCCAGTAACAATCTagaataaaaatgaaagaaagatTTAATTAAGGATAAAGAACAATTTAcatgttaaaataaaattgattcaATGATTTCTGACACTTTGACATAAATCAGATATATACTTTGATAACAGCTAGTTGTGTAATTTGACATAAACTTTAACTTTAAACACATTTATTCTTCTTCAAACAGCACATTTCAGCTATCACTGTTCTAACATTATAGGACAACACTAAGTAGTTATGAgcataatatttaattattgctACTTGTAGTTCACTATACAAGTGTGTTGTACAAATCTGTATTTACTATAAAGAGATGAAATACACACTGCTACCATCTACACACAGAATATAATAAGGCTTCACACTACATAGATGTACATTATATATCAATTCACATACAACACACTGAAACTTATCTACACTCTGTCAGTGCATACTTGAAGTACCTGAATTATTCTAGATCATTTTA
This region includes:
- the L(3)mbt gene encoding lethal (3) malignant brain tumor isoform X5, with protein sequence MVAIVTGQNKVFIQGPSQVTTAQNKQHIVIHRPINTVSTTTTSQGQKHILLRKSNASTAQIVPLSTSQGNQSNAQTGKHTFAYLGTLIKPNKSRESVVIPAGALTTSQITKPKLVIAPVISQLAQTSTSTTTGSQSQPSKHMANLLLPVSIPQQSGPTKPSMFNLKINNGQISTESKGTITVLRESKTTNSATHPPPLHPIAKMSLLNANKGNNNSTDSIKITENPDSAVITPIPKKDDIGMPEKRKKTISNILRGSNEKRLKKQNLAKSPQDSMIDVTYALSSPESEQDKDKKVQNDDDITLIKVVPSEDKTMKLNAAMDDDIKIEIIKTRTSCGIEPVLDNKNDTKVSNYEDLKDHLNTNHPNDSSFDATKVLDWKDGVGTLPGSTLKFCMNEFGIMEVVEEDENNKQGKDGIGDKENVCLTQNSSKSSPLTVNNVNSEKKRKYTDDRKSRTVSADTMYHCEGCGCYGLAAEFESPISCSPTCTEIIESKKQPSMRKDKDLKDIRAKRKRKRLLQEQQQSKELEDKSLEEKGQDKIKSETDEDTKDTITGMDDESQGDYNESKYPWQTGKLGFSWAKYLEHCKAKAAPVKLFKDAFPYSKNHFKVGMKLEGIDPEHPSRYCVLTVVEVVGYRIRLHFDGYPENYDFWVNADSMDIFPVGWSEKNGHRLDPPKGYVANNFNWNAYLKICKATAAPKNIFSNKSSVFPTGFRVGMKLEAVDRKHSSLVCVASIAGLMDSRILVHFDSWDEVYDYWADASSPYIHPVGWCHHNGHSLTPPNNYKDPKSFTWDAYLRETRSMVAPARAFKQRPPCGFKRGMKLEAVDKRVPQLIRVATVEDVKDHMLKIRFDGWPENHAYWVDDDSPDIHPMGWCLKTGHPLERPLTPENLNDRPECGTYGCTGTGHVKGPKFATHNSASGCPYSPQNLHKVRQLSDRLNLKHETCDFEDDVQDKPKTEKTDKIKMEKSEKPEKSEKPLFMEERLLKTEKDFKQEDGEFSDKNDKSENSEKSSKSKHHLSDGQTDDDELLRKRKKRRQISEDALFPLSNSYGDTALTSIPYAANMPDKQLRTELYQSVYTPGYNPLPDAPHIWAKHSNALNRVVARQNTNPRRWSNEEVIKFIQSVPNCKEIGNMFRKHSIDGEAFLMLTQEDLVSLLGLRLGPAIKLYNSIVLLRRRAT